The following proteins are encoded in a genomic region of Sebastes fasciatus isolate fSebFas1 chromosome 12, fSebFas1.pri, whole genome shotgun sequence:
- the kcnj20 gene encoding G protein-activated inward rectifier potassium channel 3 has translation MPGALPELATAKQRHKSTTDIPYRGNVCLLPPSTLGLTETEQAVLRRCSLRETNTVSRYPCHSLSVPNMVSTNPLRVINSPLHSTQLSPVHSNISSPTREVEKLAKARSKLLESECNQTPTLPPETREQIRYVSKDGKCRVNLGHISERGCFLSDIFTSFVDLQYRWFLFVFMMCYVTTWFLFAGLYFLNASFRGDLGQERPLGSPEGRLVDQRPCYLGIYGFISALLFSVETQRTIGYGSRTVSPTCHEGVLLVMMQCIVGSMIDALMVGFMFVKISRPKKRAETLLFSRTCVISNRDDQLCLMFRLRDLRESHMVDAKVRAKLIKSCQTAEREFLPLEQTEIDLGYETGSDRLFLVEPQVIQQNIGSNSPLWELGPQQLRRQQFEIIVILEGIVEATGMMCQAKTSYIEAEIEWGARFEPCMTLEKGSFRVDLRRFHTTYQVPLPNCSASQAQQLMSLADCKLQDSKVSRDWGSWAEGMVEEDKGKQPSYGGFSIDNILEERASEGTESEGSAEKSLP, from the exons ATGCCAGGGGCTTTACCAGAGCTTGCAACAGCCAAGCAACGGCATAAAAGTACCACAGATATCCCCTACCGGGGAAACGTTTGCCTGCTTCCACCTTCCACTCTCGGTCTCACAGAAACAGAGCAAGCCGTCTTGCGTCGCTGCTCACTGAGAGAGACCAATACTGTTTCACGCTACCCTTGCCATTCCCTCAGTGTGCCTAACATGGTCAGTACCAACCCGCTTCGTGTCATTAACAGTCCCCTCCACAGCACCCAGCTCTCACCTGTGCACAGCAACATATCCAGCCCAACTAGAGAGGTGGAGAAGCTGGCCAAAGCCCGGAGTAAACTCCTGGAGAGTGAGTGTAACCAAACCCCCACCCTTCCTCCAGAAACCAGAGAGCAAATTCGCTATGTCTCCAAGGACGGAAAGTGCCGCGTCAACCTGGGTCACATTTCTGAGAGGGGTTGTTTTCTGTCTGACATCTTTACCTCTTTTGTGGACCTTCAGTACCGCTGGTTTCTTTTTGTATTCATGATGTGCTACGTCACCACCTGGTTCCTCTTTGCAGGGCTCTACTTCTTGAATGCTTCCTTCCGGGGTGACCTAGGTCAAGAGCGACCACTCGGCAGTCCAGAAGGCCGCCTCGTAGACCAAAGACCCTGCTATTTAGGTATATATGGATTCATCTCAGCTTTACTCTTCTCTGTGGAGACGCAGCGCACCATTGGTTATGGCTCACGCACCGTGTCTCCCACCTGCCACGAGGGCGTGCTGCTGGTTATGATGCAGTGCATTGTTGGGTCCATGATAGATGCTCTCATGGTCGGTTTCATGTTTGTCAAAATATCCCGACCTAAGAAGCGGGCTGAGACACTTCTTTTCAGTCGCACTTGCGTGATTTCCAACCGTGATGACCAGCTGTGTTTGATGTTCCGTCTTAGGGACCTGAGAGAGAGCCACATGGTGGATGCCAAGGTTCGTGCAAAGTTGATCAAGTCCTGCCAGACAGCTGAGCGGGAGTTCTTGCCACTTGAGCAGACGGAGATTGACCTCGGTTATGAAACTGGGTCGGACCGACTCTTCCTGGTGGAGCCTCAAGTGATTCAGCAAAATATTGGCTCTAACAGTCCACTGTGGGAACTGGGCCCTCAGCAGCTTAGGCGACAGCAGTTTGAGATAATCGTTATCTTGGAGGGAATTGTTGAAGCTACAG GCATGATGTGCCAGGCCAAAACGTCCTACATTGAAGCGGAGATCGAATGGGGCGCTCGCTTCGAACCCTGCATGACACTGGAGAAGGGCTCGTTCAGGGTAGACCTGCGTCGGTTCCACACCACCTACCAGGTACCGCTGCCTAACTGCAGTGCCAGCCAGGCGCAGCAGTTAATGTCTCTGGCAGATTGCAAACTCCAAGACTCCAAAGTCAGCAGAGACTGGGGGTCCTGGGCAGAGGGGATGGTAGAGGAGGACAAAGGCAAGCAACCGTCTTACGGAGGATTCAGTATTGATAACATTCTGGAGGAGAGAGCATCTGAGGGCACTGAAAGTGAAGGGAGTGCAGAGAAAAGCTTGCCATAA
- the zbtb32 gene encoding uncharacterized protein zbtb32 — MIRINNTQYFHFLQQADALRRSGSLCDAIISVKSQTFRAHRLVLACASRRLAQLLAQADIDSPVHCTLEYFSPRTFQQVLDFTYTQNLEVSADDLHLLLRAAQQLEMQPLEDQCRKQLDNVHYRAREEVKRREIKEESAEENDRKQNGSPVQEEKLPETSSLVEEASDCIVIENLSSSDPDKNPNSPPSPRKKPKLPPVSAASYNRHSVITRPDSSTSSLSSSWTLPANMWGSVSTLRRFAENYSSLMAVHPHQSPNQTSVAYPFSLSTPHVFPLLGSHFQTPVHSSVMGFPGFYPRYTQNLYAGSTGMGNIIKQGLLRRKKPSQRGTVQTSELSNHEVPKASRERVKDCKHCSASLLGDPASTPPGNACTGCRFCGRGDVVQHEPQSHHREHRGEKPYQCRHCPKRFSLKHQLDTHHRVHTGEKPFECRLCGQRSRDYSAMIKHLRTHGGATPYQCTVCLEFCNSLVAMQRHVKSHAVQEFPPDWSINSTFLYNSHI; from the exons ATGATCCGAATCAACAACACCCAATACTTCCACTTCCTGCAGCAGGCAGATGCCTTGCGTCGCTCGGGGTCGCTCTGCGATGCCATCATCTCAGTAAAGAGTCAAACTTTCAGGGCTCATCGGCTAGTGCTGGCTTGTGCAAGCAGGAGACTAGCGCAGCTTTTAGCCCAGGCAGACATAGACAGCCCGGTCCACTGCACTCTGGAGTATTTCTCACCCCGCACCTTCCAGCAAGTTCTGGACTTCACCTACACGCAGAATCTTGAAGTGTCTGCGGACGATTTGCACCTGCTGCTGAGAGCCGCTCAGCAGCTGGAGATGCAGCCGCTGGAGGACCAGTGCCGGAAGCAGCTGGACAATGTCCACTACAGAGCCAGAGAGGAGGTCAAAAGGAGAGAAATTAAAGAAGAAAGTGCAGAGGAGAACGATCGAAAGCAAAACGGGAGTCCAGTTCAAGAGGAGAAACTCCCTGAGACTTCATCCCTAGTGGAGGAGGCAAGCGACTGCATTGTCATAGAAAACCTGTCGTCCTCTGATCCCGATAAGAACCCCAACAGTCCGCCATCCCCAAGAAAGAAGCCCAAACTCCCCCCTGTGTCAGCAGCATCCTATAACAGACACAGTGTTATCACCAGGCCTGACAGcagcacttcctctctctcttcttcctggACTTTGCCTGCAAACATGTGGGGCTCTGTGAGCACCCTGAGGCGTTTTGCAGAGAACTATTCCAGCTTAATGGCAGTTCACCCCCATCAGTCCCCaaaccagacctctgtagcgtACCCGTTCTCCCTCTCAACCCCTCACGTGTTCCCCCTACTCGGCTCTCATTTTCAAACCCCCGTTCACAGCTCTGTAATGGGATTCCCAGGCTTTTATCCACGTTACACACAAAACCTTTACGCCGGGTCTACAGGGATGGGGAACATAATCAAGCAAGGTCtgttgagaagaaaaaaacccaGCCAGAGAGGGACTGTTCAAACCAGCGAGCTGAG TAACCATGAGGTACCCAaagccagcagagagagagttaaagaCTGCAAACACTGCAGTGCAAGCCTCCTTGGTGATCCAGCCTCAACACCACCAG GTAATGCCTGCACAGGGTGTCGATTCTGTGGAAGAGGAGATGTCGTGCAGCATGAACCACAATCCCATCACCgagaacacagaggagaaaaacCCTACCAGTGCCGACACTGTCCCAAGAGGTTTAGCCTTAAACATCAACTGGATACGCACCACCGAGTTCACACCG GGGAGAAACCCTTCGAGTGTCGTCTCTGCGGTCAGCGCTCACGGGACTACTCGGCCATGATCAAGCACCTGCGGACTCACGGCGGGGCCACGCCATACCAGTGCACAGTGTGCCTGGAGTTCTGCAACAGCCTGGTCGCCATGCAGAGACACGTCAAGAGCCACGCCGTGCAGGAGTTCCCTCCCGACTGGAGCATCAACAGCACCTTCCTGTACAACTCGCACATCTAA